In Alphaproteobacteria bacterium, a single genomic region encodes these proteins:
- a CDS encoding rod shape-determining protein has translation MLSRLLGMLSKDMAIDLGTANTLVYVKGRGIVLNEPSVVAIATIKGKRQVLAVGEEAKLMVGRTPGNIQAIRPLRDGVIADFEVAEEMIKHFIRKVHNRRGFTAPRIVVCVPYGSTPVERRAIQESAESAGGRRVFLIEEPMAAAIGAGLPVTEPTGSMVVDIGGGTTEVAVLSLGGIVYGCSFRVGGDKMDEAIIGYIRKHHNLLIGEATAERIKKTIGSATVQPESESIKLSIKGRSLINGVPTELEINQKQISESLAEVVTTIAEGVKSALENTAPELSADIVDRGIVMTGGGSLLVNLDRVIAEATGVPVFVAENALHCVALGTGRTLEEMKILQNVLINMY, from the coding sequence ATGTTATCGCGTCTATTAGGAATGCTTTCAAAAGACATGGCTATCGATTTGGGAACGGCCAATACTTTGGTTTATGTCAAGGGACGGGGTATTGTTTTGAACGAACCATCCGTTGTTGCGATCGCCACGATCAAGGGGAAAAGGCAAGTTTTGGCCGTGGGAGAGGAAGCCAAGCTCATGGTTGGGCGAACCCCAGGCAACATACAAGCGATTCGCCCTTTGCGGGATGGAGTCATTGCCGATTTCGAGGTGGCCGAAGAAATGATCAAACATTTCATAAGAAAGGTCCATAACAGGCGCGGATTTACGGCACCCCGCATCGTTGTTTGCGTGCCCTATGGATCAACCCCGGTAGAACGCCGTGCCATTCAAGAATCGGCCGAAAGTGCCGGTGGACGTCGTGTATTTTTGATCGAGGAGCCCATGGCTGCTGCGATTGGGGCCGGGTTGCCCGTTACGGAACCAACAGGATCGATGGTTGTTGATATTGGCGGTGGCACAACAGAGGTTGCTGTATTATCACTTGGTGGCATTGTTTATGGATGTTCCTTTCGCGTCGGGGGCGATAAAATGGACGAGGCGATTATTGGATATATTCGCAAACATCACAATTTGCTTATTGGTGAAGCAACCGCCGAACGCATCAAGAAAACAATTGGATCAGCCACCGTACAGCCCGAAAGTGAAAGTATAAAACTGTCCATCAAGGGGCGGAGTTTGATCAATGGCGTTCCAACAGAACTGGAAATCAACCAAAAGCAAATCTCAGAATCCCTGGCGGAGGTTGTAACGACCATTGCCGAAGGTGTCAAAAGTGCCCTGGAAAATACAGCGCCTGAATTGTCGGCCGATATCGTTGATCGCGGTATTGTGATGACGGGCGGCGGGTCATTATTAGTTAACCTGGATCGTGTCATTGCCGAGGCAACGGGTGTTCCCGTGTTTGTGGCAGAAAATGCGTTGCATTGCGTTGCCCTTGGGACCGGGCGCACGCTGGAGGAGATGAAAATCCTGCAAAATGTTTTGATTAATATGTATTAG
- a CDS encoding class I SAM-dependent methyltransferase: MSTDVIDLRDFYDSALGQIVKEKSQSILRTVWDPKASQGQNQAQNQVIVGLGYTLPLFECCPHDDKSSIFAFMPDQQGVLGWSKKQSIPSALIEEDMLPLPDRSVDRLLIVHALEHSHDPEHLLREAWRVLTSEGRLFIITPNRRGLWARFDNTPFGHGRPYTMTQLSDLLRNTLFTPTHLLRGLYTPPSNSKIIMGLSPLIEKIGPCCLQKFSGLVCIESVKQVYGPIYDYEKIPWRKRFRISLAPRRLGQPVGV, encoded by the coding sequence ATGTCGACCGATGTTATTGACCTTAGAGACTTTTATGATTCAGCACTGGGTCAAATTGTAAAAGAAAAGTCACAAAGTATCCTTCGAACTGTTTGGGATCCCAAGGCAAGTCAAGGACAAAATCAGGCGCAAAACCAGGTTATCGTTGGATTGGGATATACCCTCCCCCTGTTCGAGTGTTGTCCCCATGATGATAAATCCTCCATTTTTGCATTTATGCCCGACCAGCAAGGGGTGTTGGGCTGGTCCAAAAAACAAAGCATCCCCTCTGCCCTAATAGAGGAAGATATGCTCCCCCTCCCCGATCGATCCGTCGACCGATTATTGATTGTTCATGCCCTGGAACACAGTCATGATCCTGAACATCTTTTGAGGGAAGCCTGGAGGGTCCTAACCTCAGAGGGGCGTCTATTCATCATCACGCCCAATCGCCGGGGCCTTTGGGCACGCTTTGACAATACGCCGTTTGGCCATGGGCGACCCTATACTATGACGCAGCTTTCTGATTTACTCCGAAACACGCTTTTTACACCAACGCATCTGTTAAGGGGGCTTTATACTCCACCGTCAAATTCTAAAATCATCATGGGGTTAAGCCCGCTGATTGAAAAAATTGGCCCGTGTTGTTTGCAAAAATTCAGCGGTTTGGTTTGCATTGAATCCGTCAAACAGGTCTATGGACCGATTTATGATTATGAAAAAATCCCCTGGCGTAAGCGGTTCCGCATTTCTTTGGCCCCACGAAGGCTGGGTCAACCAGTCGGGGTTTGA